A DNA window from Brassica napus cultivar Da-Ae chromosome C1, Da-Ae, whole genome shotgun sequence contains the following coding sequences:
- the LOC125579945 gene encoding glutathione S-transferase T3-like: MDSHPYRQTPKFVELLTSQQNIVFGLSEDSLNLSSSQVPLFGSQPSEDSNFGDSTPAGRRERRKWTPGDDVLLISSWLNTSKDPVVSNEKKSGAFWKRVAAYFAASPKVQGYEVREATQCKNHWQKINDLVNKFSHEIFFNNHQNKFNLEHAWKELRNDQKWCELYTCKAGGSGKRRKLDDGAHSSTSHAFETMNDEADEVATRPPGVKASKGLAKNKAETEYQRMWNIKKEDMTMRDRLLKMKLLDNLLAKTEPLAEDEAALKSKLITELLS; encoded by the exons ATGGATTCTCATCCATATAGGCAAACGCCAAAGTTTGTTGAACTGCTTACCAGTCAACAAAACATTGTCTTTGGTTTGTCTGAAGATAGTCTCAACCTATCTTCATCACAAGTCCCTCTTTTTGGCTCCCAACCGAGTGAAGATTCCAACTTTGGCGACAGCACTCCTGCAGGGCGTCGAGAAAGGAGGAAATGGACGCCAGGAGATGACGTTCTGCTCATCAGCTCGTGGCTTAATACAAGCAAAGACCCTGTGGTCTCGAATGAGAAAAAATCCGGGGCTTTCTGGAAAAGGGTCGCAGCATACTTCGCCGCAAGCCCCAAGGTACAAGGCTATGAAGTCAGAGAGGCGACCCAGTGCAAGAACCATTGGCAGAAGATCAATGATCTAGTCAACAAGTTTT CTCATGAGATATTCTTCAACAACCACCAAAACAAATTCAACCTTGAGCATGCTTGGAAGGAGCTTCGAAACGATCAGAAATGGTGTGAGCTTTATACTTGCAAAGCCGGTGGAAGCGGAAAGAGGAGGAAGCTTGATGATGGTGCGCATTCCTCAACCTCTCATGCGTTTGAAACCATgaatgatgaagctgatgaagtaGCCACTCGTCCCCCGGGTGTCAAGGCATCAAAGGGGCTTGCTAAGAATAAGGCAGAGACTGAGTATCAGAGGATGTGGAACATCAAGAAGGAGGATATGACTATGAGGGACAGGCTTTTGAAGATGAAGCTGCTGGATAACCTATTGGCAAAAACAGAACCGTTAGCTGAGGATGAGGCAGCACTGAAGTCGAAGCTCATAACTGAATTGCTGTCTTAA
- the LOC106349979 gene encoding uncharacterized protein LOC106349979, with translation MNNGGRTASAKTIGSLIMHKYDGVKEGPKANDIIHIMRMEHGCEISKSLAWDAPEYAISLVRGIPEQSFGKILKYLYMLKEANPGTHTFYEIDVDGKFRFLFVSFGQSVRGFHTAMRKVLVVDGTFLKSKYKGVLLVATTLDGNSNLYPIAFAVVDSENDRSWDCFFRQLKVVVPDERALAFVSDINNSLCKVLENVYPLSQHGICIHHLLNNVVTHYRGKGVVGLIAKASKAYRVVDFQKRFQAVCNISPAIGKYLTDADVTKWARCQFQG, from the coding sequence ATGAATAATGGTGGTCGGACAGCTTCTGCAAAAACTATTGGGAGTCTAATAATGCATAAGTATGATGGTGTCAAAGAAGGTCCCAAAGCTAATGATATCATACATATTATGAGAATGGAACATGGATGTGAGATATCTAAATCATTAGCGTGGGATGCTCCTGAGTATGCAATTAGTCTGGTTAGAGGCATTCCCGAGCAGAGTTTTGGAAAAATTCTGAAATACTTGTACATGCTGAAAGAAGCTAATCCAGGAACACACACCTTTTACGAAATCGATGTTGATGGTAAATTCAGATTTCTCTTCGTTTCGTTTGGGCAATCAGTACGAGGTTTTCATACAGCCATGCGAAAAGTTCTTGTTGTTGATGGGACATTTTTGAAGAGCAAATACAAAGGGGTATTACTTGTTGCGACAACTTTAGATGGAAACTCCAACTTGTATCCTATTGCATTTGCGGTTGTGGACTCAGAAAATGATCGTTCATGGGATTGTTTTTTCAGACAACTAAAGGTTGTTGTTCCGGACGAGCGTGCTCTTGCTTTTGTGTCAGACATAAATAACTCACTTTGTAAGGTGCTTGAGAATGTGTATCCTCTTTCTCAACATGGAATTTGTATTCACcatttgttgaataatgtgGTCACACATTACAGAGGAAAGGGAGTGGTTGGATTGATTGCAAAAGCTTCTAAAGCTTATAGAGTTGTTGATTTTCAGAAGCGATTCCAAGCTGTGTGCAATATTAGTCCAGCTATTGGAAAATATTTAACTGATGCAGATGTTACAAAGTGGGCTCGCTGTCAGTTTCAAGGATAG
- the LOC125579944 gene encoding uncharacterized protein LOC125579944, whose translation MASSSHNTFEGVDDDSFDQYFDQYHDQHFDQSFENLTTASGDQGEERKRRKKRIHIERNREEGNVRLWNDYFSETPTYPDNLFRRRFRMNMPLFMRIVLRLSNEVDFFRQRKDALGRASLSPLQKCTAAIRLLAYGSAADTVDEYLRLGETTTRSCLEHFVE comes from the coding sequence ATGGCATCTTCCTCCCATAACACTTTTGAGGGAGTAGATGATGAtagttttgatcaatattttgatcaatatcatgatcaacattttgatcaaTCTTTCGAGAATTTGACCACTGCTTCGGGTGAtcaaggagaagaaaggaaaagaaggaaaaaacgaATTCATATTgaaagaaatcgtgaagaaggcAATGTCCGTTTATGGAacgattatttcagtgaaactccaacTTATCCTGATAATCTTTTCCGACgacgatttagaatgaacaTGCCATTGTTCATGCGTATCGTTCTTCGACTCTCAAATGAAGTTGATTTCTTTCGACAAAGGAAAGATGCTCTCGGAAGGGCTAGTCTCTCTCCCCTTCAAAAGTGTACCGCGGCCATTCGTCTCTTGGCATATGGTAGTGCGGCTGATACagttgacgaatatctccgactcgGTGAAACTACTACTCGGTCATGTTTGGAACATTTTGTGGAatga